The proteins below are encoded in one region of Leucoraja erinacea ecotype New England chromosome 26, Leri_hhj_1, whole genome shotgun sequence:
- the LOC129709821 gene encoding phosphoserine aminotransferase-like isoform X1 has translation MKLFASVPCSDSSQCSKLQERCSRKPGHTVLLQLQKDLLDYRGLGISVLELHHRSPEFAVVLDDTRAGLRELLKIPENYKILFLQCSASGQFSAIPFNFIGLKEARRADFVITGPWSAEAAKEARKLGEVRVVHPEQTDYTIFPDPSKWHLSPDASYLYYCDNDSISGVEFHFIPDSKETVLISDMSSNFLSKPLDVCRFGVIFAAAQMNLGCAGVTVVLVREDLLESSLSRCPTVLDYKLHADGIISSPPCYSVYIMHLLLEWIKSQGGPEAIEQCSIAKSKLLYNVIDCSSEFYICPVDPKCRSRMNILFRVGGPDGSDCLEQTFVNKAAERGMISLKSHRSVGGICASLFNVTLEETQKLAEFMISFKKEHI, from the exons ATGAAATTGTTTGCATCTGTCCCTTGCTCGGACTCATCTCAGTGCAGCAAACTGCAGGAACGCTGTTCCCGCAAGCCCGGGCacaca GTGCTGCTCCAACTTCAGAAGGACCTTCTGGATTACCGTGGACTAGGAATCAGCGTGCTGG AACTGCACCACAGATCACCAGAGTTCGCTGTAGTTCTGGACGACACCAGAGCCGGTTTGAGAGAGTTGCT GAAGATCCCAGAAAACTACAAAATACTCTTCCTACAATGTAGTGCAAGTGGCCAATTCAGTGCTATTCCTTTCAATTTTATTGGACTCAAGGAAGCCAGGCGTGCAGACTTTGTTATCACTGGGCCTTGGTCTGCTGAGGCAGCGAAAGAAGCCAGGAAACTGGGGGAAGTGAGAGTTGTCCACCCTGAACAGACTGATTATACAA TATTCCCTGATCCTAGCAAGTGGCATCTCAGTCCCGACGCATCCTATCTCTATTATTGTGACAATGATTCTATCAGTGGGGTGGAGTTCCACTTCATTCCAGACTCCAAGGAAACTGTCCTGATCTCCGATATGTCATCCAACTTCCTTTCTAAGCCTTTGGATGTCTGTAGG TTTGGTGTGATATTTGCTGCTGCCCAGATGAATCTTGGTTGTGCAGGAGTGACAGTGGTGTTAGTGAGAGAAGATCTACTAGAATCTTCACTCAGTAGGTGTCCAACTGTGCTTGACTATAAACTGCATGCAGACGGTATTATTAGTTCTCCTCCATGTTACAG TGTTTATATCATGCACTTGCTGTTGGAATGGATAAAGAGCCAAGGGGGTCCTGAAGCAATTGAACAATGCAGTATAGCTAAATCCAAGCTGCTATACAATGTGATTGATTGCTCCAGTGAATTCTATAT ATGCCCTGTTGATCCGAAGTGCAGAAGCAGAATGAACATATTATTCAGGGTTGGTGGCCCTGATGGATCTGATTGCCTTGAACAGACTTTCGTCAATAAAGCTGCAGAACGTGGCATGATTTCATTGAAAAGCCACAG ATCAGTTGGTGGGATCTGTGCCTCGCTCTTCAATGTGACACTAGAAGAAACGCAGAAGTTGGCAGAATTCATGATATCCTTCAAGAAGGAGCATATTTAG
- the LOC129709821 gene encoding phosphoserine aminotransferase-like isoform X2, translated as MECRQSVVNFASDCTKLPLSVLLQLQKDLLDYRGLGISVLELHHRSPEFAVVLDDTRAGLRELLKIPENYKILFLQCSASGQFSAIPFNFIGLKEARRADFVITGPWSAEAAKEARKLGEVRVVHPEQTDYTIFPDPSKWHLSPDASYLYYCDNDSISGVEFHFIPDSKETVLISDMSSNFLSKPLDVCRFGVIFAAAQMNLGCAGVTVVLVREDLLESSLSRCPTVLDYKLHADGIISSPPCYSVYIMHLLLEWIKSQGGPEAIEQCSIAKSKLLYNVIDCSSEFYICPVDPKCRSRMNILFRVGGPDGSDCLEQTFVNKAAERGMISLKSHRSVGGICASLFNVTLEETQKLAEFMISFKKEHI; from the exons ATGGAGTGCAGACAGTCTGTTGTCAATTTCGCCTCTGATTGCACCAAGCTGCCTCTCTCG GTGCTGCTCCAACTTCAGAAGGACCTTCTGGATTACCGTGGACTAGGAATCAGCGTGCTGG AACTGCACCACAGATCACCAGAGTTCGCTGTAGTTCTGGACGACACCAGAGCCGGTTTGAGAGAGTTGCT GAAGATCCCAGAAAACTACAAAATACTCTTCCTACAATGTAGTGCAAGTGGCCAATTCAGTGCTATTCCTTTCAATTTTATTGGACTCAAGGAAGCCAGGCGTGCAGACTTTGTTATCACTGGGCCTTGGTCTGCTGAGGCAGCGAAAGAAGCCAGGAAACTGGGGGAAGTGAGAGTTGTCCACCCTGAACAGACTGATTATACAA TATTCCCTGATCCTAGCAAGTGGCATCTCAGTCCCGACGCATCCTATCTCTATTATTGTGACAATGATTCTATCAGTGGGGTGGAGTTCCACTTCATTCCAGACTCCAAGGAAACTGTCCTGATCTCCGATATGTCATCCAACTTCCTTTCTAAGCCTTTGGATGTCTGTAGG TTTGGTGTGATATTTGCTGCTGCCCAGATGAATCTTGGTTGTGCAGGAGTGACAGTGGTGTTAGTGAGAGAAGATCTACTAGAATCTTCACTCAGTAGGTGTCCAACTGTGCTTGACTATAAACTGCATGCAGACGGTATTATTAGTTCTCCTCCATGTTACAG TGTTTATATCATGCACTTGCTGTTGGAATGGATAAAGAGCCAAGGGGGTCCTGAAGCAATTGAACAATGCAGTATAGCTAAATCCAAGCTGCTATACAATGTGATTGATTGCTCCAGTGAATTCTATAT ATGCCCTGTTGATCCGAAGTGCAGAAGCAGAATGAACATATTATTCAGGGTTGGTGGCCCTGATGGATCTGATTGCCTTGAACAGACTTTCGTCAATAAAGCTGCAGAACGTGGCATGATTTCATTGAAAAGCCACAG ATCAGTTGGTGGGATCTGTGCCTCGCTCTTCAATGTGACACTAGAAGAAACGCAGAAGTTGGCAGAATTCATGATATCCTTCAAGAAGGAGCATATTTAG
- the LOC129709821 gene encoding phosphoserine aminotransferase-like isoform X3, with protein MECRQSVVNFASDCTKLPLSVLLQLQKDLLDYRGLGISVLELHHRSPEFAVVLDDTRAGLRELLKIPENYKILFLQCSASGQFSAIPFNFIGLKEARRADFVITGPWSAEAAKEARKLGEVRVVHPEQTDYTIFPDPSKWHLSPDASYLYYCDNDSISGVEFHFIPDSKETVLISDMSSNFLSKPLDVCRFGVIFAAAQMNLGCAGVTVVLVREDLLESSLSRCPTVLDYKLHADGIISSPPCYRCPVDPKCRSRMNILFRVGGPDGSDCLEQTFVNKAAERGMISLKSHRSVGGICASLFNVTLEETQKLAEFMISFKKEHI; from the exons ATGGAGTGCAGACAGTCTGTTGTCAATTTCGCCTCTGATTGCACCAAGCTGCCTCTCTCG GTGCTGCTCCAACTTCAGAAGGACCTTCTGGATTACCGTGGACTAGGAATCAGCGTGCTGG AACTGCACCACAGATCACCAGAGTTCGCTGTAGTTCTGGACGACACCAGAGCCGGTTTGAGAGAGTTGCT GAAGATCCCAGAAAACTACAAAATACTCTTCCTACAATGTAGTGCAAGTGGCCAATTCAGTGCTATTCCTTTCAATTTTATTGGACTCAAGGAAGCCAGGCGTGCAGACTTTGTTATCACTGGGCCTTGGTCTGCTGAGGCAGCGAAAGAAGCCAGGAAACTGGGGGAAGTGAGAGTTGTCCACCCTGAACAGACTGATTATACAA TATTCCCTGATCCTAGCAAGTGGCATCTCAGTCCCGACGCATCCTATCTCTATTATTGTGACAATGATTCTATCAGTGGGGTGGAGTTCCACTTCATTCCAGACTCCAAGGAAACTGTCCTGATCTCCGATATGTCATCCAACTTCCTTTCTAAGCCTTTGGATGTCTGTAGG TTTGGTGTGATATTTGCTGCTGCCCAGATGAATCTTGGTTGTGCAGGAGTGACAGTGGTGTTAGTGAGAGAAGATCTACTAGAATCTTCACTCAGTAGGTGTCCAACTGTGCTTGACTATAAACTGCATGCAGACGGTATTATTAGTTCTCCTCCATGTTACAG ATGCCCTGTTGATCCGAAGTGCAGAAGCAGAATGAACATATTATTCAGGGTTGGTGGCCCTGATGGATCTGATTGCCTTGAACAGACTTTCGTCAATAAAGCTGCAGAACGTGGCATGATTTCATTGAAAAGCCACAG ATCAGTTGGTGGGATCTGTGCCTCGCTCTTCAATGTGACACTAGAAGAAACGCAGAAGTTGGCAGAATTCATGATATCCTTCAAGAAGGAGCATATTTAG